The following proteins are encoded in a genomic region of Primulina huaijiensis isolate GDHJ02 chromosome 3, ASM1229523v2, whole genome shotgun sequence:
- the LOC140974632 gene encoding uncharacterized protein — translation MGRTSEIMRRSVFTFLKDFQYFTSFPSLIAFPYAVSILISQSLVSSSNLLPLVHGRMRSLFLAAGFPPSSELFAVLNLKLSETIFTFLLVLPFSLSFLLLAKAYVIRALDYRRFEKAYPFSSWVSVFNTLCVTQLWNSLVMLSANATCFCILLISFNISNVLGLSSRGSLFLLSATGAIIYSIILANSYITCNLALVLSGMEKQGGFASIVKAFFLIRGRTVTALSLAVSLNLALAAIEALFQYRVTKAYHNFMGLTPSIVLEGMLVAYLYSILLVLDAINGCVFAECCINYPPERLPVAYIAKNFSSASLKFLAGDQDQGADPTGRRKDNRHPQMDMYSNFFRN, via the coding sequence ATGGGAAGAACAAGCGAGATCATGAGAAGATCAGTCTTCACTTTCTTGAAAGATTTTCAGTATTTTACTTCGTTTCCTTCGCTCATCGCGTTCCCTTATGCTGTATCGATTCTCATATCGCAGTCACTCGTCTCTTCGTCGAATCTTTTGCCGTTAGTCCATGGCCGAATGAGGTCTCTTTTTCTTGCTGCAGGATTCCCTCCATCATCAGAGCTATTTGCAGTTCTCAACCTTAAACTCTCTGAAACCATTTTTACATTCCTTCTAGTCCTACCCTTTTCCCTTTCTTTCCTCCTCCTTGCCAAAGCATATGTAATTCGAGCTCTCGACTACCGTAGATTTGAAAAAGCATATCCATTTTCTTCTTGGGTTTCAGTTTTCAACACCCTTTGCGTCACGCAACTTTGGAACTCATTAGTCATGCTATCTGCAAATGCGACTTGCTTCTGTATTCTTTTAATATCTTTCAATATTTCCAATGTATTAGGCCTTTCTTCCAGGGGATCCCTGTTTCTTCTGTCTGCAACAGGAGCCATCATTTACTCCATTATTCTTGCTAATTCCTACATCACATGTAACCTGGCGTTGGTGTTATCAGGAATGGAAAAACAAGGAGGATTTGCCTCGATTGTGAAGGCATTTTTTCTGATAAGAGGCAGGACCGTAACTGCATTGTCATTAGCTGTGTCTCTCAATTTGGCGTTGGCTGCCATTGAAGCATTGTTTCAGTACCGTGTAACAAAGGCTTATCATAATTTTATGGGGCTCACTCCATCCATTGTTCTCGAGGGAATGCTCGTTGCGTATTTGTACAGCATACTTCTTGTTCTAGATGCAATCAATGGCTGTGTCTTCGCGGAATGCTGTATAAATTATCCACCGGAAAGACTGCCAGTCGCTTACATCGCTAAAAACTTCTCAAGcgcttctttgaaatttttggcTGGTGACCAAGATCAGGGTGCGGATCCAACGGGAAGGAGGAAGGACAATCGACACCCTCAAATGGATATGTATTCTAATTTCTTTCGTAATTGA